AACCAACTGCGAAAACGGCAACGTCCTCCTTTTGGAACGGCCCGCCACCTGATGCATCGTCGACGGGACGAGGCGCCCAATCCAACGCTCGCTTCTAAATGGACCAGCCCATCTGGCTTCTCCGTTCGCGGAAGCATGAACAGTTTTGGGAAGCTTCTAGAAGCAGCACAAATGCTTTTGTGAAGCTTCTAAAGCTTCCGACTTTTTTTTTGGTTTCTGGTTTCTTCGACTGGGTTTTCTTcggtttttattctttcttttttcattttcattttctccTTTTTCTAGTTTTTCGTTTTACTGAACATTTCCTTAAtttcttgattttttttcaaatttgtgaacgttttcaaattcttgaacttttttcaaattcacgaacattCTTTTCAAATTCCCAGAATTTTATTCAAATTGTGATTTTTTTCAGATTTGTGAACCTTTTTTTAAAATTGTTTCAGaccttttttcaaatacatgattttttaaattcatgaacattttcaaatccATGAGATTTTTTCATACTCGTTAACTTTTTCAGTTTCATAAGCTGTTTTCAAATTTACGAACTTTTCTAGATCCATGTTTTTAAAAGATAATGGTTAAATTGGTCAACACTTGACCGACAACTGTTAATGGAGTGAACATATACCGGTTGTTTGAGCAAGGCGATTGAACAAAACCGGCTGCATGCGCGAGCGAGTGATCCGTGCGCTTGTTGGGCCAGCCCACGGAGGCGGTTGCAAGCGCCAGGTTTCGTACTGGCGCCTGAAGCGTCGATTAGGAATTGTCGGACAAAGCTTACTTGTAAGGGCCGGTGTCGACTGACACCATGCCGAAGGTAAATTTGGTCCAAAATTTCACTCCTAGCCAAAGGTGTTTGTTTGCTAGTTTATGGCCATCATATGTTCAAGTTGATTTCGGTTTTGGAGTAGTGGAGTAATATGGTAATATGAGTAGTGTGGTACATTTTCAGCTCTAGAGGATAGGTTGTGTCCCTTCACAAGTATCTATCTAGGGCAATATCAATAGTTGGTCCATCTGCTCAAAAGGTGCACTATGGAGCCTCATGCTTTGGTGGATCCTCGTTTTAGTAAGTAGTAGAGGCTCTTTGAATTTTGTGGGAATTTTCTAAGTGGAGAAAATATGGGTTGCTTTGTCAAGCCACATTATCAGGGACATTGTTTTCAGAAGAAAAGAAAATTTCTTTGGGAAGAGTGGCTTGGCTATGGTAAGAGGATTACGGTATATCCTTAGAGATATTTTTGGGTTGCTTGATGCACCTTTCTTCTGGCTAGAAACAAAGTGGTCAAGGAAAATTCAAATAAGGGCACAAAAAGCAAACGAGCcccaaaaaatgaaaatgaaaaaagaaTCAGGGTATTACAACTTGTGACCACACGTTGCGGTTTAGCAACATGAATATCGCGTTTTACATGGTGGGGAACACAACCACCCAAAATTAAGTTATAATAGTTGTGCCGCTAATCAGTGAGGTGTTGTCCATCTTTAGCAACCACAAGCAAGACGGCTGTGTTGCAGTGTTCAAAAGCAACGTGATGGTGTCACCCCTTCTGGCGTCTTCTCCTTTGACAGGCTAGCACTGCGGTGGAAGGCAACGATGGCGTCAGCCATTGTAGGCACACACTCTCCAGGTGAAACCCCATGATCCAGTCGGATTAGACGATGTCGACATCTTGTTACCTTGTTAAAGGTGTCGGATCGAAGCCTGTTTTTAGGGTGATAGCCCTTGTTCTAACATCTGGCTGGGCCAGCCAATATTGGTGTTTGGGCTGTTATTCCTTCTTAAAGGTGTTGTTTTAGAGTGACGCACCCTTTATCTATTACTATATAGCTTCTAGGTTTTCGGTAGCATTTGAAGATGTTGCCACGTGGCTTGCCTATGCGGATGGCCTCCGACATGTTTCTTTTATTTTCCCGTGTCGAGTTTATCGGCCTCAATACTTAGCTTTGCTTGACATTGGTTCTATAATTAATAATACATGATTGTCTGCACCATCCAATGCAGAGGCCGAGGGTGTATCCTCATTAAAAAAACATGGATCACTTGAGTAGATTGAACACATTAAGTGTCTGAGAAGTAGTAAATTTACAAATTTTCCCATAAAAATCATCATCAGAAGACTAGCTACTTCCCTTGAAGATAAATAACACAACTTGTAGACGTGGGGTGATGGCAAGTCCTAGTTTCAGCCTTCACTTGGCGCTCACATGCTCCGTCTGAAATGTGGTGTTGATCTGTCTTGCATCGGTGGACATGTTAGTGTCATATCCCGTTGTAGCCGTTCAGGTTTCCAACACTCGCGGTCGTATAAAATCAAGCATTCACGTCGTTGCGCGCGGCCTCAAGCTTAAGGCACTCCTGTAGTTGTAACACCACGTCGGTCATTGTGGGCCGTTGCTCTGGTAGTTGGGCCGTGCATTTGAGCGCAGTCTCTGTGGCTTTCCACACGCTGTTGACATCATGATCGTTGTGCATGCGCACATCTACTATAGTTTCAATGTTGCCATGGGCGAGGCGCTGTCGCACCCACTGGACAATGCTCGTCGGCTCTGGATCGTTCAGGATGTGAGGTTGCCCTGTGATTATCTCGAGAAGCACCACACCGAAGCTAAACACGTCACTCTTGTTGGTTAGTTGAAATGTTGCTAGGTACCTACCAAAATATGAAATCCATTTGAGTGTCAAGTGAAGTATAGCACGTCATTTGTTAATAATAGGCAAGATGTTTTCACACTATAATCAATAGGAACATGCAATGGTGCACTTACTCAGGGGCAAGGTAACCGCGTGTGCCGACCACCCTGGCCGTGGACACATGGGTATCACCGTTGCTGTTGAAAGCCTTGAGCAGGCCAAAATCGGCGATCTTTGCCTCCAGGTTTGCATTCAGCAATATGTTGGACGTCTTCACATCCCTGTGGATGAGGGGCGGGTTGCATCCCTTGTGCAGATACTCTAGTCCTGCATGCATCAACATCACATCATCATGGACGATATCACCATTAATTTGAGCTTCCATGGTTAAGTTTGATGAAGAAAACCCAGATTAAAAAACTCACCTTGCGCGGATTGCAGTGCAATACGAAGAGTCTGTCTCCAGGTTAAACACCTTGCATTGTTCTCTCTCCCTGCAAAAGATCATCAGATAAGTAGCTTGCGCTAAGCTTTTTCATATTTGTCACTTAGAGCCTATATATAAATTATGTTCTGGGTGTTTACAAATTGAGTAATTTTCATACTTCTTAGATGTTCATGCAAGGCTCCTTCAGACATGTACTCGTAGACAAGGGCCATGTACTCCCTGTCCTTGCAGTAGCCAATCAAGGACACAAGATTCTTGTGATGAATCTTTGCCAAGGTCTGAGCCTAAACTAAGCCAAAAAGATCAATGCATAAGCATAGAGAACTCAAAACTAGTGTGCTTAGAGGAATCAATTATAGTTGTCAAGATCTTATTCACACCTCTGCTAGGAATTCTTGTACACCTTGATCTGAAGATTCAGAACGCAATTTGACAGCCACTTGTGTGCCATCCTCCAAAAATCCAGCATATACTTTCCCGAATCCTCCTCGGCCAATCACTCGCTCGAAGCCGTTTGTCACGGCCACCAGTTCATCATACTTGAACCGTCGATTGtccaaacacaatgaatcgtgctcGTTGTTGTTTTGGGAGTGCAAGGGCGTGATATTTGCCTCGTCTTGTGACTTGACGTGGTTGCTTGTTGTTCCTTTAGAGTTCAGAGGCCAAATTGTTACTTAATCACCTCACACTTGCACTCGtgtcttttccaaaaaaaaaaaaaaacacttgCACTCGTGTGCCCAGATTTATGTGTTTGAGAAAGCTAGCTCACCTTGCATTCTCCTTCGCATGCAAAGGAACATAATTGACAAAAGCACAATCACGGACACTGCAATTATTGGGGTAAGAACATAGACGACAACCTTAGAGCTGCTCTTATTTTTAGGAGGTTGGCAATAATTTCCATTCCCGCAGAGGTTTGGATTGTTACcatatctagcaaaataaaaacatCAAGAAATCCTAGTATTCATTAGTTGAGGTATAAAAAGTTTATGATCATAGAACTATCATTGGAAAATTTTGATGCTAGAGGGTACCAACTTAAGTGTTAGGGAGCCATCTTGAGTTCTTTTTAGAAGTGCCGAAGGTATTGATCCACTGAGCTGATTGGTTGTGAAATCTCTGAAAGAAAATATTATATTTAACTGGTTAATTCATGTATGACGGAATGGATCTGAAAGCAACGTTTTCATCGATATGAAAACGACATCATGAATTACTTACAAAAACACAAGCGACGGCAATTGCGAAAGGCTCTCAGGAATTGAGCCCGTCAGATTGTTGTGTGACAAATCCCTGCCAATTAGTAAGGTCCCGGTAAAGAAAACAATAACTGCATACTTTAAGAAAACAATAACATGTTGGTTGGAATTGTTGGTTTAACTGCTTACAAGTACTGTAAACCTCTAAGACTGGCCAAAGAAGATGACACATTGCCACTGAGACCACTGGAAGATAGATTCCTGCAACAAGTATATGCACAGTTACAACTTAACTTAGTGCTACTTCAACTCTTCAGGTAGTTTTGaaaaataagaaatttgatgagaAACTTCTGACTCACAAGCCTGTGACAGTTGGTGGGCTAGAAGCAGCATAGCTACAACGCAATCCATTCCACACAAAATTCTTGGGCGCACATGGATCACCCATCCAGTTCTTCTTCACACGGTACTTTTCTCTGATGGCCGAGATGGCAGAAACTGTGGCATTCTCAGCAGCAACACATAAATCTATCAGGTTCATGGCGCTATATACATAAATCGTCTGAAATATGATCACCTCCCAACTAGTCCACATGCATTCTGTGCATAACTGCTTACCTTCTTGAACGGTAGTGGCTATGTTGGTGGTGGGGATGACAGAGTAGATCTCGGCAGCGTTGATGATCGGCGGAAGTGTCGAGTTCACGGTGGCATCCAGTGAGATGTTGTACTGGTTGGAAGCATAGACGGGTTTGGTGCTGTAAAGGGTGGTGGTCGAGAGGTTGTTTGGAGTGCAGCTACCGTTCATTAACCAAGATTTTCCGTTGAGAGAGATGTAGAACTGGCGAACACCGGTGGGCTGCAGCTCTGCGAAGTGCAGCATCCATACATACCTACATATATACAATCAAGACTTCTATTATCTGAGTATCTTAAATTTCAGCCACATTTCTAATCCATATGACCAGTTATCAGTATACTGCCATCTTCATCTTTAAGTCACTCCATATATAACCTCCAAACTGGAATTGCACTAACAAGTTACATACACTCGAAAGGTGTAGTTTTACGCTAGTAGCTAGTGCGCgattttttgtgtgtgtgagaaTGTGCAATTTTAGTTCTGTGTACATTTCACAAAAAAGGGTATAATTATCGTCTTGGGTTATCCAACTATTGCTACCTGTATGTTTTTATCTTCGGAGAAGTTATGCTTTACTCGTCGCTTAACTATAACTTATTTTTGCGGGTGCGCTTTAACGATAGCTATATAGACATGATGTGACAAGTTACCTAAACTATTTTTCATCTACTGCTAAACTTTCTGTGCAGAATCACTTGGTTTTTCCTAGATCATCTTATTCAATTTTGTTATTTGAGAAAAATAGCAGGTGCACGCCTTACCTTTTTTTTAGACAGAAGACTCAAAGTGAGCCCTGCTAGATTGATAAACCCCTCGACCGGTTAGACACATCGTCATTCGGGTCAATGCGCCATCTAGGGAGTCTCACAACCCACAACGGCGAGCCATGGCGACGGCAAAGTGCCGTGCCGGCACGGCGCTTCCTCGTCAAATCACCTTTACTCATCACCTCTAGCTAACGTGCTACTGGCAGACTGCTCATCATCGTTATACAACAGAAAAAAGAGCTTCCTACTCTAGCTAGCCCATGACACGGGCTAAACCTAGCCCCTGCGTCGCTCCTCCCGCGGGCGACACGGGCGGCGCCGCCACTCCTTGCCGctagccctcctcctcctccccttccccgccgccgccggccagagCCGCCGGGGCAAAGCCCCCccgcggtggctggcggcggggcCTTCTCCCCTCCTCGCGTTCGTGGCCTGCGGGAGCGGCCGGGCTGAGCGGAGGCGCCAGGGCGCGCGGAtcctggcggcgcggcggcggccccATGCGCGGCTGCAGATGGATCGATGCCGAGCTGTGTGGCGGCTGCGTGCGGGTCTCCTCATGGCGGCGGCcttcgccggcggcggggcggcacgTGCGCGGCATCCGGCGAGGGGTGGGGACGCGGCCAAGGTGGCTTCTCGTGCGAGTACGCGGAGAAGAGGCTGCGGCGTGTGTCCTCGGGGAGGATGGCTATCCTCGCCCAGATCCGtcggcggcatggcggcggagGTCGCAGTGGCCGGTCAGCGGTGGCGTAACTTGGCCAGTGGCAGCGGCGAGGTTCCGTCTGGAtctcggggcggcggccctggagggtGGTGGCTGGTGAAGCTAGGGCTTCCCGCGGCAGCATGGCGTGGTGCAGTCCCTGTCCAAGGCGGATCTGTGACGGCGATCTACTTTGGATTGGTTCGGATCAGAGACGGTGACGAGCGCGCGGGATCCTTCTCGGCGGCTCTCGGGGCTTGGCGAGGCggggtgggagccctcctcctaggctccagtggtggcacacTCAGGCAGTGGCCGGTGCGCCAGGGATCCCACGGTGGCACTGTTGCTGTGGTTGGTCGCCGGATCTAGGCCGctagatctggggctttgaaggcaGTCGAGACAGTGCACAGGTTGTTGGGTGGATTTCTTGggacggatccgggtgaaaacttgGTCTTCGGTTGATGGCCGGAGCCGAtgatgacgatgcccttatcatcgtgtccttcatgaaggcatcattgAGGTGAAGCTCCCAACTCCACTCAATACCTCCGGGGAAAACCCTAAATCAGCTGATCGGATGTTGGTGGCATTCATGTGTCGTAACCCTCTTTGGGGCtgcattcttggaggtgcactcggCTTCGCAGGACCAGCGGACGGTTTCTTTGGTCGAACGGTGCTTCATCCTACAGATTGATGGtgacggatcttgacggcgtggtacaatgcagattcggagttcgatgTGGGAGGATGGCCTCGCGTAGGAGGAcggcgctgtctggcgtcgtggtcgcgtcgatggcagagagacctggcacggtagatgcaacagtacaactctgaagatggactcGTGACATGTGGCTGTGGCGGCCTCATACCCAGCAGGCGTCCTGATTGGGACCTCAGgttttagatgtttaggtttggctgcgatgtctgtttggtattaggcccaggctatcagcGTGTCTttatcaattggataggtgtagcgacagttgttgcttagacgatgACTTTAGTCtggctgttgtatgactttgtaaggtctcgtGAGAATAATTAaaaaagtggctgcatgcatcgtttaGATACAGAGCCGGAGATCATCCTCCTTTTAAAAAAAAAACaacagaaaaaagagagaaaatataTAGGAATTCCAACTAGAGTAGTTTCCCATATGCTAAAGGTGGAGGGTTTAATGATTTGCCTACGCTTATCTCAGCATCTCGGCTAGAAGCCTTAAAAAGGCAGTTTCTTGTAATAACCGACGGACTAGAAACTAGACGCATTTGTACAATGCAATGCCGATAGTGGATACAAATAGGCGAGAGTTGGCAGTCGACATACAACATGTGACCGACGGTCATAATGCATAATTTGCTGGTTCAGAAAATCTCACATCTATTTGGtagtactagcaaaagagcccgtacgTTGTAACGGGAAAAAAAcacaacacacactcttaaccGAACAACCATCACTCAGGACCACAATAGATCCATCTTCTTTATTTTAGCGACGCATTATATTTGTGTTgacacttatccttcttctcaccctcgccggtgaTGGCCTTAGTGTTCACACAAATCAAAACGTGTTAGAATGTGGTTAATCCTAagacgtctctctctccctctcttctcctctccctctctcgctTTGTCCCacactcgcgatgagaaatctgttgtttttccCTGTGACGtaatcagaggtatgcatgtgtagttctcAATGTTTTCTTTTGCCTATATGATTATAGtgcgtgtttatttgcaatccgaatCGCCGCCTGTATGAAAGAAAAATGGATCATGCGCTATAGTTATAAGTTTGCTTCTAAaacaatatttaaaaaatatttaacaggtaaaattaacatcatatacagatttcacacatttttctaatcaaatttcatatataacatattaaaatcggagttacggtttaaaagatatgtatAATTTTAAAAACCATTTGTTTGAATTAAATattttccaaaataatatttataaaTACTTAACATGTTAAAATAATcttatattcatattctacatatttttctaatcaaatttcatatacaagatgtttaaatcggagttacggtttaaaagatatggatagtttagaaaagcatttgtttgacttaaataagaTCCGTAGATGGAATACCTAAAAAGTCAGGGGGGGTTTTGAAAAACTGTAAAATAACGGTTCAGTGTGACTTAAATCTAAACCACGGTTTGATTTCATAAAAACGCAGGGGCTTTTTTGCAAATTGGCGTGACGGACGGGCAGAAACCCTACGTGCTTTATTattagatagagatagagatatagCATCTGACAATCACAATACATACCGGCGGGTGTTGGTTGCATCAAACACTAAATTGTCCGAAGCTATTACCGACAGTGAgttagtaaataaagtaatggtcaGTTATTTGAGAGGAAAGCCGGAGGTTTCCTCAAATAGCCGACAGACAGAGGGTGACGCAAGTCCGTGAAACAGATTGATCAAAAGCACGTAAACATTTAAGGCCAGTACTATACTGCATACCTGGGCTAAGATGATGGCTTGAGACTACCCTGATatactactttgtaaggtctttctttatgaataattaataaaatggttgcataCATCGCGTAGATGCAAAGGCCGGGGtaatccttcttttctaaaaaagaTACTGCATACCCGGGCTTTGGGTTGTTGGTGGTGCTGGCCTGGGCATCCCAGGTGAAGTCGATGGGGCTGGAGGAGTTGATGGGCGTGATGGCAGTCTGCATCACGGGCAACGGCGGCTCGAAAGTGTCGTTGCCGTTGGTGGCGCTGTTCTGCACCTTCTCAGTCGTCGAGATCACCGACCAAATTGTCGAGTTGCTCCATGGGGACCATATACGGTCGAACCGATCTTCTGGGTACCTGATCCATCATCACAATATATAAGCCATTATAAGATCGATGGAAACacacacgtgtgtgtgtgtgtgtgtgtgtgttttcttcAACGTTCATGATTACCTAACGAATGTGGTATCACTTGCGCCAAAGTTGGTCCTGGACACCAGAACCAGCCCCTGTGACTCGTCGGCGTGAGGATAGAACTTGTTCTCCAGGGGCCTGACGTCCAGGCTAGAGATGAACGGCGTACCGGAGCCGGTGTTCACAAGGCACATGTGCATGGAGTCGCCAGGTACGACGGTGATGATCTCCGCCATCACGCCGGCTACCGAGACGTTGATGGTTTGCCAGTAGTTGACGCCGATGTGGAGGTCGAAGACGGGCAGCCGGTTGAGGCCGTCGTAGTTGCCGTAGATGAATCCCGCCCGGACGAGGTACTTGAGCCCGGACACGAGGGACCGGACCGTGTAGCAGCTACGCGCaccggcgctgccgccggcgaaGCTCCGCACCGTGTGCCAGATCCTGCCTATCGATGGCTTGAGGTACTCGGCCGACAAATTGTGGTTAGTGCCCGTGTCGATGAAGCCCATGTCTGAGACGTACCGGAGTTTGGTGTCGTTATCCACGTAGCCGACGACATTTTCCGGCAGGCCGCAGTCGATGCTTACAAAACCTGTATACACGCACATGGGAAATTGGGAATACACGGGATATAGCTCACTTGCAGACATTGATGAGTGGAGTGGCAGATATTGATCGCCGAAATCAAACAAGGTACGATGTGCTCACCTAAGTTATCGACCTGGCCATGGGCtccgccgccggcgaggccgacgaAAAGCAACAGCAGCCACCGGCGGGCCGCCATTTCTCTTGCTCGTGGTGTCGGGCCCTCCACTAAGCTAGCTCTAACGTAGATCAAGGAATTTCTAATAAGTTATAGAAGTACTTACCAAGTTTGGGTAGATCACATGGGCCATGGGTTGACTTGCATGCAAGTCAGTCAACCGCCCTGCTGGGCTCGTGGCGTGGATACCCGGAGATCTCTGACTTTTTCCTGCGCGATTGTCGCGGTGACAGGCGATCCCTAGGGTTCCGCAGATTCTTGTGGACAAGCTAGCTCGAGCCAGTGTGTCCATGCACATTGGCTTCCAGAGCGTGCAGGTTGCATCGATCATGAACCGTAATAAACGTACTAACACGA
The sequence above is a segment of the Triticum dicoccoides isolate Atlit2015 ecotype Zavitan chromosome 1A, WEW_v2.0, whole genome shotgun sequence genome. Coding sequences within it:
- the LOC119289817 gene encoding putative leucine-rich repeat receptor-like serine/threonine-protein kinase At2g19230; protein product: MAARRWLLLLFVGLAGGGAHGQVDNLGFVSIDCGLPENVVGYVDNDTKLRYVSDMGFIDTGTNHNLSAEYLKPSIGRIWHTVRSFAGGSAGARSCYTVRSLVSGLKYLVRAGFIYGNYDGLNRLPVFDLHIGVNYWQTINVSVAGVMAEIITVVPGDSMHMCLVNTGSGTPFISSLDVRPLENKFYPHADESQGLVLVSRTNFGASDTTFVRYPEDRFDRIWSPWSNSTIWSVISTTEKVQNSATNGNDTFEPPLPVMQTAITPINSSSPIDFTWDAQASTTNNPKPGYVWMLHFAELQPTGVRQFYISLNGKSWLMNGSCTPNNLSTTTLYSTKPVYASNQYNISLDATVNSTLPPIINAAEIYSVIPTTNIATTVQEVSAISAIREKYRVKKNWMGDPCAPKNFVWNGLRCSYAASSPPTVTGLNLSSSGLSGNVSSSLASLRGLQYLDLSHNNLTGSIPESLSQLPSLVFLDFTTNQLSGSIPSALLKRTQDGSLTLKYGNNPNLCGNGNYCQPPKNKSSSKVVVYVLTPIIAVSVIVLLSIMFLCMRRRMQGTTSNHVKSQDEANITPLHSQNNNEHDSLCLDNRRFKYDELVAVTNGFERVIGRGGFGKVYAGFLEDGTQVAVKLRSESSDQGVQEFLAEAQTLAKIHHKNLVSLIGYCKDREYMALVYEYMSEGALHEHLRRRENNARCLTWRQTLRIALQSAQGLEYLHKGCNPPLIHRDVKTSNILLNANLEAKIADFGLLKAFNSNGDTHVSTARVVGTRGYLAPEYLATFQLTNKSDVFSFGVVLLEIITGQPHILNDPEPTSIVQWVRQRLAHGNIETIVDVRMHNDHDVNSVWKATETALKCTAQLPEQRPTMTDVVLQLQECLKLEAARNDVNA